In the Campylobacter concisus genome, TATGTATTTTTATTATGGATTTATAGGGCTTAGTTTATATATGCGTATCCACTTCTTTTTTCTATATTTATAGAGGCTACATTATTATTTTTATCTGTTAAAACTATCTTACAATCACCTTTTAATAGTCTTGAATAAGGTCTTTTTGCTCCTTTATTGTTAGTAACACTTACCACTTTCATGGGCCTACCTAATTCGTCAAAATCAATGGTTTGCGTCTTACCTTTTCCACAACTACCAATAAATTTAACTGATTTTATGCCATATTTTTTCTCGATATTTAAATCTATATTAATTTTATTACAATAGGATTGAGGAATACCTCTCCAGCCCGCACTTAAGAATTTGTTTGATTTTTGTGTATCGATGGCAACCTCTTCTTTGGAATTTAAATTACCACTAAATTTATTACCACTACCTCTTTTATCATAAAAAATACTATATTTCCAAGATTTAACCCCAGGCTCATCTACAGAGCACTCTTGCAAACTAGTATCATTAATAGCTATCCCCCATCTCATTTTAAACCAAAATTTTTCATTTTCAGAATGTACAAATTTATCATCTTGCATGGCAAGGTGTTGGGCGTACCTTATATGCGTTAGCATCTGTGTAGCTGCCTCTCTGGCTCCGTTTATTTCTAGCCTTGGTATGATCATTGCTGCAAGTATGCCAACGGCAATGATTACAAAGATAAGCTCTATAACAGTAAAACCCTTGTTTTTATGCATCTACCTACCTCTTACATCAAAATTTGCGATTACTTTTCCCATTTTTTCTATGCAAAATTTTGATTTTCCATCTAGATCGGCGCTTACTAATAAATTTTTAGACTCATCTCTTACATCTATACCATAAAATTTAAGTCTTAATGCAAGCTTTTTATTGTCAGTGTATAAATCCTTAATTTCCGCTTCTTTTAATTTAGCTGCAAGCTCTTTTACAACATCAAATTTATATACAAAATGCTTTGTTGGGTTATCTAAAAATAGGTAAAAAATTTGATTAAATACGATCATCGACCAGTTTAAGGCTAAAAAAAGCATCACTAAGGTCGTGCAAATTTTATAGCCTTTTCTAAATTTTGGCAATCTTACGCGATACGAATTAAAAAAAATTCTTACCATAAGTGGCGTTGCGATCACGCAAAATGGTAAAAACTGCTCAAGTTCCAGCCTTTGGCGCACTGAGACTATCATACAAAAGCAAAATGAGCAAATGGCGATAAACCACAAAAGATCCTTCTTTTCCTTAACCCAAATTCTATAAATCGTATAGACAAAAAAGATGAAAATAAACGGCGAAAAAACAGCGGCAAAGATACCAAAAGTATCGATAAAGTGCCCACTTGGCCTACCATTTGTATCAAAACCAAAAAAGTAAAGCGTGAGTAAAAATAAAATAGCACTTAGCCAAGCAAGCGTAGGCCTTCTTTTGTAAAGTGCAAATATAAAAAATCCTACGTAAAATATCAAAAAATCGCCATCTATAAAAAAAGAAAGACAAAAAAATGCTACAAATAAAATTTTATTTTTAACATGAAAAAAGTATATACATAGGAGCGCCAGCATAACGCAAAGCCCAGCATTATTGACAATAAGAGCTGAAGCTAGCGTGCCAGGAAGCAAGATAAAAAGCAATACCGCAATAAGTCTGTCAAACTCTAATTTAATGTAAAATTTGCTTATCTTATACATTAAAACGACACTTATTACATGAAAAGCGATCATCAGAGATC is a window encoding:
- a CDS encoding glycosyltransferase family 39 protein yields the protein MLDKFREFVGHHVAFSVFLICLIDCIFLLYTANSLSISYSEAEIFFNKQNFLSHVLNLSVQIFGQTDIALRSLMIAFHVISVVLMYKISKFYIKLEFDRLIAVLLFILLPGTLASALIVNNAGLCVMLALLCIYFFHVKNKILFVAFFCLSFFIDGDFLIFYVGFFIFALYKRRPTLAWLSAILFLLTLYFFGFDTNGRPSGHFIDTFGIFAAVFSPFIFIFFVYTIYRIWVKEKKDLLWFIAICSFCFCMIVSVRQRLELEQFLPFCVIATPLMVRIFFNSYRVRLPKFRKGYKICTTLVMLFLALNWSMIVFNQIFYLFLDNPTKHFVYKFDVVKELAAKLKEAEIKDLYTDNKKLALRLKFYGIDVRDESKNLLVSADLDGKSKFCIEKMGKVIANFDVRGR
- a CDS encoding pilus assembly FimT family protein, with translation MHKNKGFTVIELIFVIIAVGILAAMIIPRLEINGAREAATQMLTHIRYAQHLAMQDDKFVHSENEKFWFKMRWGIAINDTSLQECSVDEPGVKSWKYSIFYDKRGSGNKFSGNLNSKEEVAIDTQKSNKFLSAGWRGIPQSYCNKINIDLNIEKKYGIKSVKFIGSCGKGKTQTIDFDELGRPMKVVSVTNNKGAKRPYSRLLKGDCKIVLTDKNNNVASINIEKRSGYAYIN